Proteins co-encoded in one Brassica oleracea var. oleracea cultivar TO1000 chromosome C4, BOL, whole genome shotgun sequence genomic window:
- the LOC106336640 gene encoding serine/threonine-protein phosphatase PP2A-4 catalytic subunit, producing the protein MGANSIPTDATIGLDEQISQLMQCKPLSEQQVRALCEKAKEILMDESNVQPVKSPVTICGDIHGQFHDLAELFRIGGMCPDTNYLFMGDYVDRGYYSVETVTLLVALKLRYPQRITILRGNHESRQITQVYGFYDECLRKYGNANVWKIFTDLFDYFPLTALVESEIFCLHGGLSPSIETLDNIRNFDRVQEVPHEGPMCDLLWSDPDDRCGWGISPRGAGYTFGQDISEQFNHSNSLKLIARAHQLVMDGYNWAHEQKVVTIFSAPNYCYRCGNMASILEVDDCRNHTFIQFEPAPRRGEPDVTRRTPDYFL; encoded by the exons GTTAGAGCATTGTGCGAAAAAGCCAAGGAGATCTTAATGGATGAAAGCAACGTTCAG CCTGTGAAAAGCCCTGTGACAATCTGCGGTGATATTCATGGACAGTTCCATGATCTTGCCGAGCTTTTCCGTATTGGGGGAATG TGCCCTGACACCAATTACCTGTTTATGGGAGATTACGTTGACCGTGGTTATTATTCTGTTGAAACTGTTACG CTGTTAGTCGCCTTAAAGCTGCGATACCCTCAGCGAATCACCATTCTTAGAGGAAACCATGAAAGTCGTCAG ATCACTCAGGTTTATGGATTTTATGATGAATGTCTTCGAAA GTATGGCAATGCAAATGTTTGGAAAATCTTTACAGACCTCTTTGACTATTTCCCACTGACAGCCTTG GTTGAGTCAGAAATATTTTGCCTTCATGGTGGATTGTCTCCATCTATCGAGACACTTGACAACATAAGAAACTTTGACCGAGTTCAAGAAGTGCCCCATGAAGGGCCCATGTGTGACTTATTATGGTCTGATCCTGATGACCGTTGTGGTTGGGGCATCTCTCCTCGTGGTGCCGGATATACATTTGGTCAG GACATATCCGAACAGTTCAACCACTCAAACAGCCTAAAGCTGATCGCCAGAGCCCATCAGCTGGTTATGGATGGATACAACTGGGCTCAT GAGCAAAAGGTGGTAACTATCTTCAGTGCACCAAACTATTGCTACCGTTGTGGGAACATGGCTTCGATTCTTGAGGTTGATGACTGCAGGAACCACACCTTCATTCAG TTTGAACCAGCACCAAGGAGAGGAGAACCAGATGTTACTCGGAGAACACCAGACTATTTCCTGTGA